The sequence below is a genomic window from Sorangiineae bacterium MSr12523.
GCCACCGGCATCGCGCGCGCGGCCGCCGTTTCCAGGGAGAGAACCCGCTCTGCGAGATCGGGCGCGTCGAGGATGCAGGCTTCCTCGACGGTAAACGGGTGCGAGCGCGTCCGGCGAAGCGATGTCACATGGCCCACCGTTTCGAGCCGTGCCGCCACATCCCGCGCGAAGGCGCGCACGTAATAGCCTTTCTCCACGGTGAGCCGGGCGGAGAACTCGTTTTCCCCCGTGCCCAGCACCTCGATGCTCCGCACCTTCACCGGGCGCGCAGCCAGCTGGAACTCTTTGCCCTGACGCGCCAGCTCGTGCGCGCGCATTCCCTCGTGGTGGATCGCCGAGACATTGGGCGGCACCTGTTCCAGCCGCTCCACCTCGCGCGCGATGGCCTCGGGCAATCGCGCCGCAAAATCCGCGGGGACCTCCCGGCGCTCGGTCTCCGTTCCATCGGCATCCAGGGAGTCCGTGGTCACGCCCAGCTTCACGGTGACCTCGTACGTCTTGTCGGCCAGGGTCAAATACGGCACCAACTTGGTCGCCGTCCCGATGGCCACGACGAGCACGCCCGTGGCCATCGGATCCAGCGTCCCCGCATGGCCGACGGCCCGCGTTTTCAGCCGTTTCCGAAGGCGTTGCACCACATCATGGCTCGTCACGCCCGCGGGCTTGTCGACGATGAGGACGCCGCGAACACTCAACCGAGCGCTCAACCGAAGAACACGGACTTGCGATCGCCGAGCGCCTTGTCGAGCATCTCCTGAATCGTCGTGCGCACACGTTCGGCCAGGCGCCCCACGAGAAGCTCGTCGTCGGCGGCCTCGGGCCCGTAGCTCGCGACGTCCAGCAGCTCGCCGAAAATGATCTTCCACTTCGTCGGCGCCGGCGCGAGGCCTGCGGGACCGAGCAGCGGAAACGTCGGCGTGACGGGGATGTACGGCAGCCCCAAGGCGCGCGCGAAATACTCGACCCGCAGCAGCATGGGGTTCGCCTCTTCGGCGCCCACCACCACCACCGGCACGATCGGCGTGTTCGTGCGAAGGCAAAGCTTGATGAACCCACCGCGCCCGAAGCGCTGCAGCCGGTAGCGGTCGCGGTAAAGCTTGCCGATGCCCTTCACGCCCTCCGGAAAGACCGCGACGAGCGCTTCCTGCCGAAGCAGCCGCTCGGCATTTTCCTGGCATGCGCGCACGGCACCGATGCGGTTCGTGAACGAGCCCAGGAAGGGGAAGTGGAAGATGAAGTCCTCCGCCAGCCAGCGCACATCGCGGTGCTGCGGATGCTCGCGCTTCACGGCGGTCTTGATCATCGCGCCGTCGTACGGGAGCGTGCCCGAGTGGTTCGCCACCAAGAGGCAGCGCCCCTCCGCCGGGATGTTGCCCGCGCCGATCGTCTCCACGCGGAAGTACCGGTCGTAGAGAAAATCGAACAGCGGACGCACTTTGGAGTCGTAGACCGGATCGTAGCCGAAGTCGTCGATCTCCTCGGAGCGGTTGCGCATTCCGAGGCGGCCCCATTTGCGCAGGTAAAAATCGGTCGAGAGCAGCTCGCGCGCGGTGTCGAAGACCGTGGGCTCCTGA
It includes:
- the truB gene encoding tRNA pseudouridine(55) synthase TruB, translating into MSVRGVLIVDKPAGVTSHDVVQRLRKRLKTRAVGHAGTLDPMATGVLVVAIGTATKLVPYLTLADKTYEVTVKLGVTTDSLDADGTETERREVPADFAARLPEAIAREVERLEQVPPNVSAIHHEGMRAHELARQGKEFQLAARPVKVRSIEVLGTGENEFSARLTVEKGYYVRAFARDVAARLETVGHVTSLRRTRSHPFTVEEACILDAPDLAERVLSLETAAARAMPVAHLNEQGARDAACGRAVANENISGVVSDAVHAWFDPAGKLLALGERRAERHFVVRGI
- a CDS encoding 1-acyl-sn-glycerol-3-phosphate acyltransferase, translated to MTRKRRHQSRESRGPQQQGQSAAPQQHQHQHGTNGTPQPQAQAHPKKRRRHKPHGTSEHPAITHERQAMRTGAKPLRGPIPHGSAATLPPDDEASTESVQFIPRSPSSLPPAPSLRHQTLEFGEYSDFADSAEEEDDEDEDGEEQTPTARRPRPEEPELVAAQIRELEAHLDAMIDQASTHVLPSVDDDDDDELRSGPGSNGEDTDPVPTVTSLNSGNSVRNLASPDQEPTVFDTARELLSTDFYLRKWGRLGMRNRSEEIDDFGYDPVYDSKVRPLFDFLYDRYFRVETIGAGNIPAEGRCLLVANHSGTLPYDGAMIKTAVKREHPQHRDVRWLAEDFIFHFPFLGSFTNRIGAVRACQENAERLLRQEALVAVFPEGVKGIGKLYRDRYRLQRFGRGGFIKLCLRTNTPIVPVVVVGAEEANPMLLRVEYFARALGLPYIPVTPTFPLLGPAGLAPAPTKWKIIFGELLDVASYGPEAADDELLVGRLAERVRTTIQEMLDKALGDRKSVFFG